The following coding sequences lie in one Arachis ipaensis cultivar K30076 chromosome B03, Araip1.1, whole genome shotgun sequence genomic window:
- the LOC107633555 gene encoding protein FAR1-RELATED SEQUENCE 5-like produces the protein MGSVNDGRRWKREPKVETRCGCKAEMRVHVHSDSGRWIISYFQDVHNHELLDDRLTFMLPCHRKMDAAAMEQMNMMLRVGIKTPHIYSSFVQTAGGFQNLPFLKRDMYNQIGKQRRLIGGDATACRKFLESMAQANPGIQLDYSLFGDVVVFDATYRKNKYMCPLVVFSGMNHHNQTIVFAAALVANENEQTYTWLLQQFLDAMKGKAPGCVIIDGHGAMKKAIDAVFPGAYHRLCAWHLLRNATSNLSNPRFTSEFKKCMLFDYEVWEFEDH, from the exons ATGGGGTCTGTTAACGACGGCAGGCGATGGAAACGTGAGCCAAAGGTGGAGACCAGATGCGGCTGTAAGGCAGAGATGCGCGTCCACGTGCACTCCGATAGTGGTAGATGGATAATATCATACTTTCAGGACGTTCACAACCATGAGTTGCTGGACGATAGACTGACTTTCATGCTACCGTGCCATAGGAAAATGGATGCAGCCGCCATGGAACAAATGAATATGATGCTTAGAGTTGGGATTAAAACGCCACATATTTATTCATCTTTTGTGCAGACTGCCGGGGGATTCCAAAACCTTCCGTTTCTAAAGAGGGATATGTATAACCAGATAGGGAAGCAACGGAGGCTCATTGGCGGGGATGCGACGGCTTGCCGGAAGTTCCTGGAATCAATGGCACAGGCTAATCCTGGAAT TCAGCTGGATTATAGTTTGTTTGGGGATGTCGTGGTATTTGATGCGACATATCGGAAGAATAAGTATATGTGTCCACTGGTTGTGTTTTCTGGAATGAATCACCATAACCAGACAATTGTGTTTGCCGCTGCGCTAGTTGCAAATGAGAATGAGCAGACTTACACCTGGTTGCTGCAACAGTTCCTAGATGCCATGAAGGGTAAAGCACCTGGGTGTGTGATAATAGATGGGCATGGAGCGATGAAAAAGGCAATCGATGCGGTGTTTCCTGGGGCCTATCACCGTTTGTGTGCGTGGCATCTGCTGAGGAATGCCACTTCTAACCTAAGCAACCCCAGATTTACTTCTGAATTTAAGAAATGCATGCTGTTCGATTATGAGGTGTGGGAGTTTGAAGATCATTAG